ATTGACCCTGATTCGGACCACCGGCTGATTAAACTCAAGATCGGAGTCGCTGACCATAAACAAGCCGCTCTTGCGCGCGGCATCCTTCAACTTCGACATTTGCTCGTAGATGGACTGAAAACCCAGCGTCGAGTTGATCACCATCTGCACCGGCAAGCCGCCTGAACCGCCCGGAAGGGGCGGCAGGCTAAAGGCAAAAGCATTGATACCTTCATTCTTGGACAGCTCCGCCTGCACTAACGACTTCAGCGCGATCGATGATCGTTTGCGCTCGTCCCAAGGCTTGAGCAACATGCCGGCCATGCCGCCCTGCGCACCGCTGGTGCCGTTAACCACGAAACGCAAGTCGGTCTCGGGAAACTTCTGAAACGCCTTGTCGAGCTTAGCGCCGTAATAGTCGAGGTAGTCGATATTGGCGTATTTCGGCGCTTTAGTTAGTACAAATACGATGCCCTGATCCTCCTCTGGGGCGAGTTCCTTGGATGTATGCATATAAAGAAAAGCAACGAGGCCTAGCATGGTCAGCGCAAACAAACCGGTAATCGGGCGATAGTCGAGCGAGCGGTCGAGCTTGCGGCCGTACCAGCCTGTCATGGCGCCGAACACGCGGTTTACGATTCTTGCAAATTGCCCTTCCTCAGCACTCTTCAGGAAAACCGAGCACATCATCGGCGACAGCGTCAACGCGATCACGCCCGACACGATTACCGACCCCGCCAGCGTAAACGCGAATTCGCGAAACAGCGCACCGGTGAGGCCGCCGAGAAAGCCAATCGGCGCGTAGACAGCGGCCAGTGTAATCGTCATCGAAACGACGGGACCGACGATCTCGCGCGCCCCTTCCCTAGCGGCTGCCGTCGGCGTCGCTCCTGCTTCCAGATGGCGATGAATGTTCTCCACCACGACGATCGCGTCGTCGACCACGAGACCGATCGCAAGCACCATCGCGAGGAGAGTCAGGAGATTGAATGAAAAGCCCAGCGCAAGCATCATGCTGCAGACACCAACGAGCGACAGCGGAATGGTGACGATGGGAATGATGACCGACCGCAGCGATGCGAGAAAAAGAAAGATCACGAACACAACGATAGCGATGGACTCAATAAGCGTCTTCTCCACCTCATCGATCGACGATTGGATAAATTTAGTGGAGTCGTAGGCCACTTTCATCTTCACCGATGGCGGCAGGTTACGCTCGATTTCTGGAAACAATGCCCGGACGCCTCGCACTATGTTCAGCGGATTGCCTTGCGGGCTCGCCTGCACGCCGATAAAGATCGCGTGCTCGCCGTTCATGGCGACGCTGACGTCCGCGGACTGTGCAGCAAGCTCAGCTGTCGCGATGTCCCCTATGCGAACAAAGCCGTCGTCTTTGGCTTTGACGACCATGTTCTTGAAGTCATCCACACTCCGCAGATCTGTATTGGCCGTCACGTCTGAGACGATGAAGTAGCCCTTAGCCTGGCCGGCTGCGGCCTGGAAATTATTGGCGGCGATTGCAGCCGAAACATCAGCTGGTGATACGCCGTGCCCTGCCATTCTCGCAGGATCAAGCCATAGCCGCATCGCAAAACTTTGGCCGCCCAGGATGTCTGCCGCCGCGACGCCGTCTACGGTTGACAGAACAGGTTGTACCACGCGCGAGAGATAGTCGGAGATCGCGCTGGCCGTCAGTTCCTCGCTGGAGAAGCCGATATACATGACAGCTGTCGTCTGACCGGAAGATTTGGTGACGACCGGATCGTTCGATTCCTTAGGGATTAAATATCTGACCGAGTTGACCTTCGAGAGGACTTCGGTGAGCGCCTCGTTTGGATCGAAATTGAGTTTGATGTAGACTTGGATCGACGAGGTACCGAGCACGGAGGAGGACGTGATGTAGTCGACGCCCTCGGCCGAAGCGACCGCCTGCTCCAACGGGGTCGTGATGAACCCCTGAATCATGTCAGCGGAGGCGCCTGGATAGGATGTCGTGACATTGACGACCGTGTTAGATAGCTTGGGATATTGTCGGATCGGCAAAACGGTGGCCGCGCGAAAGCCTATCAGCAGGATCAGGAGACTGACCACAATCGATAACACCGGACGTTTGATGAAAAGCTCGGTAAATGCCATCGCGACGCTCGGATTCAAAAGACTGATTCAGTCGGCAAGCAGACCCGGGCCACCGCCATAGTGATAAATGCGGCGATTGCCGTTATGCCCGTGCATGAGGAAAGAAGGATCACTCGCAAAGGCTCGTGTTCACGGGCAGCACGTCTCGCTCCACTAGGTCAATCGCCCGGTTGCCCGGCTCGGAACACTAGAGCAGGCGCCTGAGAAAACCTGGGAATACGCCCGGAAACCAGTCCCCTCGCATCAGCCACGATCCAAGTCCGCCGGCATCTGGCTCCTAGGCACGAAAAAGAGCGTTGATGGAGCTCCAACGCGAAGGTCGGTTCGCGCATTTCCATCAACTTCTTTCTCACGCCTCAATGGCCGGTAGCAACCTCCAGCTATCGAGTCAGATTTCGGCTTTGTGCCGCACACTCATTTCTTCAATGATCCGCTTCGACGTCGAAAGTACAATCAAGTCGACAGGAGTCTCAACTCTACAAGGGTAAGCGAGGGATATAGAATAGGTCGCTAAACCTATACGAAGGTTTGGAAGATACGCGAGACTTGCGCGGTTATTCCGGCGCCAACAGAAGTCGGTCTCACAAATGCATACTAGCGGCCACTGCCGATTCTGACCGTCTGCGACAATCAAACGTGAGCCGCGCGACGAGCGGCCGATCCCACGACCACATCGGCAACGCTCGCGATCAGCACTGTTGCCAGCGCCGGCTCGACGCGTCCAGCTGTTTTTCTCATCGCGCTTGATCGATGCTAGGCAATGATGCGTCGCTCGAACTCCTGGATTCGGGTCTTCAGGGTCCGCAACTGACCGCCGAGAGCTGCAAGATATGAGCGGACCACCTCCGGGAGCCGGCGGTCAGCTGGATCAGCGACTACTTCCAGATTAACTGCTCGACACTCAGGCAACTGACCGGAGCGACAAAGCCGAACTCAGAAAGATAGGCGCGATTGAATTGAAACGCAGTCTGCTGGCGGATGAAGAGATATCGCGCGCGATGAAGCGTCAGACCGATCTGTTGCTCGGCGATCTCGGTCGGCATGAACTGCATGTTGGCCCCTTTGACCGGACTCACAAATCGCTTCTCGTCCCTGCTGTCGTCTTCATAAGGGGCAAGTCCCATGAATTGTGCTCATCGAACACGCCGCAGCCCAGAAACCGGATTGTCTCGAGATAGAACAACCAGAAGAGTTGTTTCTCCAGGAAGCATTCGAGCTTCATTAGGCAGGTGCGTACGATGTGGCAACTGATGAAGAATCGGCGGTCAAAGCGCGCTCGATAGCTCATCACTTCGGATCCACACTGGGCTTGGAGGCAGGCAATCGCAGTTTGGTCTGCCGAGGACCGCTCCAGACAGCGATACTGCTCCAGGCGATTGCCAGGCGAGTGAGTCGCGGTTGCAAGGCCGCTGCCGAGAGAATTCCTGCGCCGTGACTGGCGGCGCGTTCGTGGCGCGAGGCCTAGCGGCGGCTTTGCGAACTTACACCGCGCTTGCGTCGCTGCCATTACGCAGGATCCGCGTCCGATCGGGCGTATCGAGCGTTAGGCTACCGCTCGCCGCGCGCGACACGCAGGTGCAGAGCTTGCTGTTCGTCGCCCGCTCTTCACTGCTGAAGAACACGTCACGATGATTGACCTCGGCCGACGCCTCTAAGATCGGCAGCACGCAGAGGCCGCATTCTCCGCGCCGACAACCAAAGATCATGTCGACGCCAGCATCTTCGAGCGCCTCGAGCATGGAGCGATTGGCAGGAACGTCAATTTCGAGACTCAATCGGGGAATCCTAATCTTGAACGACGTGTCTGCAATGTTGCTCGCATGGCCGAACATCTCATAGCGAAGGTGCGCTTCGGGTCGGGCCGCCTCGCGCCACAGGCGCTTGACGGTCTGCAACATCCCGAACGGGCCACACATATAGAGCTCGCCACGCGCGTCGAGTTGGGCAATTTCGTCGGCAATGTCGATGCGTTGCCCCTCTTCACTTATGAAGATCCGAAGGCGTTCACCGATATAGCGGGCAAGGTCGTCCGCGAGGACTAGGTCGCGACGGCTGCGCACGGCATAGAGCAGACGAAAATTCGCGTCCGCTTGCTTCAGCGCCAGCGCCATAGGGTAGACCGGCGTGATACCGATGCCGCCGGCCAGCAGCAAATATTCCGGCCGGCCGTAGCTCAATTCGAAGCTGTTCCTTGGCTGGGAGACCGTGAGCCGCTCACCCGCCTTGAGGCGCCACATGCCGACAGATCCGCCGCGGCTCGATGCGAGGCGCTTGACGGCGATGCGATAGAGCCCGTCCGCCGAATGGCTCACCAACGAATAGCTGCGAACCTGCAGCCGACCGTCGATTGGCACGAGGACGTCGATATGACTGCCGGGCGTTGCCGTCATCAACAGGCGGTCTGGAGCGACGTCGAAGAGCCTGACGTCAGGCGTGAGTTCGCGCGTGGCACAAAGGCGTGCGCTAGTCCATTCGATCGGCTTGGCCATCATTTTTCGCTCACTCGGACGCAACGTTTGCAATGACATTGGCCTGTTCGTTGGTCATCATCCGGTCGATCAATCGTCGTGCCCATAGGGCGCCGGCATCGATGTTCAGGTCATAGAAGGGCTTGCGCGGGTTCTTGTCGATGGCGGCCTGCTGTGCCTCCAATACTCTGTGATCCTGATCGTAGACGCCTGCCCCCCCATTGACGTGGGCAAGCTGAAGCTCTTTCGTCAGCTGCGCATCATCCTTCCGATAATCTCGGACGAAGTTCCAGAAATAGTGGCAGGTTGCCTCAGTTTCGGGCGTGATCGCCGCCAAAAACGCACCACTGACGCCCTGCGAGCGGTCGCCTTGCGGAGCTCCCGTATTTGTCAGTGCCACCCCGACGTCACCAACGACCACCGAGGGTGCCTGGAAGGTCACGACCTGCCAGCGATCGACACGGCCCGGCCGAGCAAGCTGGCGCGCCCAGAACGGAGGCGCCTCGATGTCGATCATCCAGCGCGTCATCGTTGCGGTGTCATCGGTGTGTGTCACATCGAAGGGCGCGGCTGTGATCGCCTCGTCGCCGATGCTGCCGGCGTGCACGTAGGTCTCGTGTGTGAGATCCATGAGGTTGTCGATCACCAGGCGATAATCGCATTTCAGCTGATAGAACGTGCCGCCCGCTCCGACCCATTGCTTTCCGTCGTTCCAATGGAAATCCGGAATTTTGGCAGGGTCCGCGAGCGCTGGATCCCCAGGCCACAGCCATACCAGGCGATGCCGCTCAGCGACCGGATAGGCGCGCACACAGGCTGACGGATTGATCGACTTTTGCGCGGGCATGTAGGAGCAGCGCCCGGCCGAACTGAAGACCAGCCCGTGATAGCCGCACATGACGTCGTCGCCCTTCAGGTGTCCGAGAGACAATGGGAGCAGCCGGTGCCAACAGGCATCCTCTAGCGCTGTGATGAGGCCGTCGATGCGGCGGTAGAGCACGATTTTCTGGCCGCAGATGGTGCGAGCGGACAGCTCTCTGGCGATCTCGTGGGACCACGCGGCCGCGTACCAGGCGTTGAGCGGAAAAGGTTTGGCTGCGTTCATGGGGCAGCTATCTCCAAGGTTTTGGCGATGATCACGAGCCCGCCGTCTAAATTCCCATTTTCGAGCAGATTGCGTTGGCAATAGCTCTCGGACAATCGGACAGAGTTGATATCCGTTATCTACTCTTTCGATAGGGTGTTGCAGTTTTCCGCCAGGAGGATCCTGAAGAGATGGCAAAGAACTGGGATCCACTTGCGATTGATTTTGGCGCGATCCGTACCTTGCGCCTGGTCTCGGAACTGGGTTCGTTTTCGAAAGCCGCCAACGCGCTTGGCACGAACCAATCGACGATCAGCTACACGATCGACCGGCTGCGCGCGGCGTTCAACGACAAGCTATTCGTGCGCCAGCGCGGCGGCATCGCGCCAACGCCGCGATGCGCTGAAATCGTCGAATGTGCCAGCCGCATGCTCGAAGCCTACGAGTGCCTAGTGCAGCCTACGAATTTCGATCCGGCCAGCGCGTCCGGGCGGGTCACGATCGCCTGCAATTATTACGAACGCTCGATCATTCTGCCGCGCGCCATCGCGGAGGTCAGGCGCCTGGCGCCGCGACTGGTGTTGGAAATCAAGACGGCGCGGGCCAAAGGCACGGCGTGTCTGAAAAGCGGTGAAGCCGATCTTCTCGTCGGGCCTTACGACGTGCATGAGGAGAGCTTCTATCATCGCTACCTGCTGGACGACCACTATGTATGCGTCATGCATCGCGGCCATCGGCTCGCCGGCAGAGGGCTGCGGGTGAATGACTATGTCAACGCGAGCCACGCTGTCGTCACCTATGGCGGCACCTGGCGGTCAGGGTACCTCAGAGAACTCGATGAACGTGGTTTATCGCTCACCCAGGTGGTCGCGATACCGAGCATTTCCGATCTCACGCACATTCTCCCCGCAACGGATCTGATTTCGACGGTGCCAAGCCGCATCGCTTCGAACATCGCCGAATCAGTCGTCGCGAGATCGTGTCCCTTCCCCGAGCCGTTTCAGATAGGCATGACCTGGACAAACCGGACCCATCATTCCGCCGCCCACCGGTGGCTGAGACAACTCATCGGCCGAATTGCCCACAGTTTGCCGTACAAGACCGCTCCCGCCGCGCCCTCTGGGCGCAGCAGCGCCAATGCCAGAGTTTTGAAGCGCCGTCCCGCGGGACGTGGGCGTATTAGTCCCAGATGACCGCCAAGGCGCAGAAAAGCTCGTGGTCCTAAGAAAAATGGCGAGGTCGGACTTGTAAAGGATTTGCAGCCGTCGTGTTGCATTGGAGTTGTCTTGCAAGGCGGCGGCCTTGACGTACCAAACCACCGCCTCCCGCTGGTCGGGAGCGACGCCGTCCCCATTTTCAAACGAGTCTGCCAAGTTTAGCTGGCCAAATTCGTCTCCCGCTTCCGCGGATTTCTTGAGCCAGACAAAAGACTTTGCGTAGTCCTTTGAGACGCCGAAGCCTCGAAAATACATGATGCCGAGAATATTCTGCGCCTTGGGATCACCTCTCTCTGCTGCCGCCTCGGCAAAACGCTTCGCGGCATCCGCTTCCGTCGCATCATGGAGAATCTCTGCCAGAAAATAGAGGTCTCCTATCGCTTCAATTGACCCACCCGCTGCGGCAGACTCAATTAGGGCGAATCCGGCTTTCTTCCCTAGCGGACCGCCACGGAGTATCAGCAGCCAAGCTGCCTCATCTCTATCATCATCCGTAGCGCCGGCTGGGTTTTCCAATCCCGTTCGATTACTTGCTTATCATCATCCGTCATCCGCGACAGGACCTCGATCGGGAGGTCGTTAAGTTGGAAGACTGAAGCCGCCGCCCGCAGCGTCCTCACTTCAAGGTTGTTGCACAAAGCTACCTCGATGAGCGGATCAGCAACATTCCTGAGTTCGCGAACGCGAGAGCGGGTCGGCGCGGCCCTTGCGGGCTCCAAAGGGTTTAGTCAGCTCGTGGCGGCTCATGCGACATCGATGGCCGGAAACCGAGCGATGGCGTTCGCCTTAGTGGTCACTTCACCATACCCCTCTGAGACATTGCGCGGCGCATGTCCCGGAATGGCATCCAGCACGCACATCTCAACGCCCTGATCAATGCCGACAGTCTTGAAGCGTTGGCGTCAGCCGTTGCTCGGATCAACGTTATTATCCTTCACCACCTCACGCACGAACTCATTGACCTTGTTACGCGCCGTCTTCACAGACGTTTCGGATGCCCAGCTTCCGGCCAAGGGGCAATGAACAGATAGCGTCCTAGATCTCTGGAAAGCCTGTTCGGGCGAGTTTCCCATGCAAAATAACGTCTCTGGCTTCGTCACGACCACAACCGGCACCGCCGCAAATGCGCATTCGCCTCCATGCCGCGCTCGAAAAACCCGTTCCCAATGAACATAGTTTTCGCGCGTCACCGCCGGAAGCAGAAGTTGGGTTAGCGGCAGTGGTTTGCAATTTTTGGCCATGCTTTCCTCCTAATGTGAACTAGTTCATATTCTCGCTCTCTAGCGAGCACTACCTTTGCTCGTACTAAGTCGGACGCGCTTCTTCCGGAGGGAAGATATGAGTATGTGCGGACGGACTATATCCAGCATCCAGAATGCGATCCACACCACATTAATAGCTGCAGCGGTTGCGTCGCTCTGCACCGGATCAGCATTTGCGCAATCCCCAACAGCCTCCCAAATTCGAAAGCAACAAGAAGCCCTGATTTGGACGACCTACTACGAGGGCCTTGTTGACGGAAAAGTCGGTGAAGGCACGCTTGCGGCTATTAAGAATTTCCAGGCTAGCATCGGGCATCCAGTAACAGGCCAGCTGACTTCACTGGAAGAAGACCAACTTCTGCGGGAAGGGCGAGCTCGTCGTACTCAAGCGGGGTTTAAGCAGTTTACAGACAATGCAGCAGGGGTATCAGTCGGTATTCCCTTGGGCTTGGTGCAGGGACCAACAGAGACGAAATGGGGCAACCACTGGTACAGCAAGAAAAATGGGCTCGTTGTTGAGACCCTGCGGTTCGGGACCGAAGTGTCGCTCAAAGAGCTCTTTGATAGGCTCCTCAGAATCAATGACAGGAAGGTCGCATATCAGCGCTTCGTTGAAAACGCTTGGTTCGTGATTGCTGCATTTGAGGGGAAAGCCGCTGTCTATGTCCGCGCCGATGTCGTAACGCCAACGAACCAGCCATCAGAGATACGCGGATTTTCCGTTTGGATGAGCAAGGATCGGCCTCCCGAGTACCAAGCAATTCCTCCAGCGATGCTCTCTAGCTTTAGATCCAACACCGACCGAAAGAATGACGCTTCGTCGAGTGAAACGGTTGGCAGGGCTCCACCTACCGTTGTGAATCCGCCTCCTGTTGTGATTCAAACGAGCAAATCCGCGGTCAGCGTTTTGGATTGCTATAAGGGACTTGGAGATTGTCCGGCGGCTATGACCCCCGCTCCGGTTGCCGCGTTTAAGTAGTATTGAGCCGCAGCATTAAGAGATATCGCCATGTGTGTTGCATGCTCGCGACGCGCCCTGATCGTCGGGTCGATTTCGATCCTGATGTCAAGCCAAACCGCTTCCCATGCGATCGATAGCACTCGCGTTGCCTGCGTTTCTCAAAGTCCGCCGTCCGATTACAATGACATGAAATCCAAATCGGGTGATCCGGCCTTTGATCGAGCGCTGATAGCAGAATTGAAGCGCATCATCACGGTGATTCCCATCGACCCTGGCTTCAAGTTTGTCAACGCCAGGAACGCAGGGGCCACGCCTGAGACTATCGTCCATGGAACAAAGGGGACTGTTTTAATCGGACTCAGGTTGGTTAATGAGCTTCTCAAGCCGAGCCAAGGAGGCATCACGGTAGCCTGCGTGTTAGCACACGAGTGCGGTCACATATTCCAGTTCTTCTCGGCTGAGAGATATTATGATCGTTTGAGCGGCTCAACGGAACGTTTGCGCGAGCTTCATGCAGACGTCCTCGCCGGATACTATTTGGCTAAAAAAATGGGATCCGATCCCGGCGCTATGCGCGATGTACTGAGAGCATTCATTGCCTTGGGCGCTTACGAGAACGCGTCGCCGGATGACCATGGATCTCCGGGGCAGCGATGTGCGGCCTTGGATAAGGGATATACGTTGTCATTAGGTGGGCAAACGTTCGAGGCTTCAGCGCGCGAGGGAGCGTCTTATGTGCAAGGACTATAGAAAGAATTCAGCCCAACTCCTTTTGGCCATGGGCACGTGGAGTTGCCTGATTTCACCAAGTGCCTGCGAGGAATCTATACCTCCTCCACCCATACTCCAGAATCCCCTGAGTTCAGGGGCTACTCTCGCTGGATTCTTTTCGTCGAAGACTCCTTACGAGTTTTGGTTGACTTGCTTGATCGGCATTCTTGGCCTGGCGATTATCTGCGCACTTATCTTTACACTACGGAAAGCTACCAATGCTCGGCCTGACGACATTGCCCGCCCGGTAATCATTCTTACGGTCATCACCGGGACTCTCATCTTGGTGACAGTCGGCTACAGCAATGAACAGATTGCACCCGCCTTTGGACTGTTCGGAACGATCATCGGGTACATGCTCGGCCGTTTTGCCCAATCTGCGGCTGCTCCTGACCCAAGTGATTCTCAACAAAGCACTGCTCCCCCATCATCGGGAAAGCGTCCGAATACCGAAGAAGTTAGGAGCGCAGCATGAAGGTCAGCGCGAGGATTCCGGCCTACTTTCTGCTCGCAATAGGACTGGTGACGCATGCCGTCGCTGGGGATTCTGCAACGCCGAGGCCGCCGATCGGTCCTCGGGAAGGAGGAATAGCTCAGTTAGCTCCTCCGTCTCTTATTTTGAACTCCCCACCTAAGCCTGGTGATATTCGCATCAGGAATCCCGGTCCTTACACCTTAGTGTTTTCTTACTGGAACGGGCAGTCTGCATGGCAAACCCTATCGATTGAACCTAAGCAGTCGATAGACTTTTCGTGTGCAAAATGCGGTGAGATGGTTTCGGTCTCGTACCACGATGGAAAGGAGAATAAGACGGTCAAGACAACAACTGGCCGTACCTACCTATTTTGGCCTGGACAGGCGAATGCCTGGGTTTTGGTTTTAGCGTCTTCCGCATCCGAGTAGCTGTGTTCGAGTCGAATGCCCTGCTCTCGTTTCGGTCTGTGCGTAGCCGATGCACTAGATTACTTATTCGTATACTGCTGCCGCCCAGCCATCAGCTCGTCGATGAGCGTACCGATATCCAGCTGCTGCGCGGCTCGCAAATGCCCCCTCGTTCTGCCAACTTTGCGCGGTTTAGTCGTTCTCTGTTCGGCATCCTCGTTGGCTCCCCTTGCGCCGCCTGCACCTCTGCTCAAAATCCATCAGATCGTGACCTCTAGGGTGCTCTGACGGAGTCCATGGAGTGGGTGCCGCCCAGAAGCTCGGCGAACACCTCACGTTCAAGCTCCTCCAGGTCGAGGACCGGAGGTACATCCCCAGAAGCGTTGTGCGGCGAAAGTGCGCTGACGGCTTCATCAAACAGTTTGCTCACTTGTACGCCGCCCGGTGGTCCCGACTCTTTGCTTCTTTCAAATCCTTAGTCTGGAGAGACCGAACAAGTTCGCGTTTGAAACGCCCAGTCTTGGTATTGATCAAATCGCCAAAACCATCCCGCATATGAGGCGGTACTGACTTCTCAGCCAGAGCTTCAGGGAGCCTTTTTCGGAACTCGTAGGTGCCGGATGCTCGCCGCTACATGTAGGTCGAAACCGCCATTGTGGACCACCTTTGTGGGCTACGCTTGTGTAGCAGGCGGCTTCTCTAAGCTCATGATTGCTTAGAGTTTTCAGCTCTTCAATGACTTAGGATTGGCTGGCGCTCCCTAGGGGAGACGATGGGCGCTCCAAGAAAGCCTTTTAAAATCAGCACAAATCGGCTTGGCTGCTTCACCATTGCTACCACTACCTGCTACCACCTTCAATGGCTCATCGTTGGGCCGTCATGCTGACCACCCATCTTTAATCGACTTGTTATTCTGCTCGCCTCGCGAGCCGCCCTCGCGATTTCCGCACTGGCGGAAGCTGCCGGGGTTTGAAAGGGCTCCAAGATTAGGTGTTTCATGAAGCCGGAAATGTCTCATCCGAAGACAGATCCTTTTCCATACGAGCAGACGGTAAAGTTCGCGACCCCTTTGGCGATGCGCCACAAATTGGGCTTAAGGCAGGAGCCGAGGTAACTCCTAGATAGGTCAAATGAAACAGCGGGTCCTTCCCTGACTTATTGCATCACCAAGGAGTTTGTGCGCGGCGGGTTGGGATGCGACCGTCTTGGACACTGCGATCCCATGTCACCCTTCAACCTTATCGTTGAGGTTGCAATACTTGGCCGCCAAGAGATATGATCGAAGAATTTCAAGAAGCCGATATGCAATAGAGCGACACGCTCTGACGGGTTGGATGCATGCTAAATCGCCGCATCATCACGATGTATATCGCGTCGAGCTCTGACCCAAGCGTGGCAGTTAGTGCGGGTCATGAGGCTTCCGGCAGGCCGTCCTTTGCCGCATTTGACGAGAAGGACCCAGCGCTATCTACACTTCGTCGGCAGAATAAAGTCAGAATGGAAGCGCCTAGCTTTGGGATAAAACTTATCCAGCCGCGGAAGTTCTCGAAGTCTTCGAATCCCTCCGCGCCGCCTATTAGCTGGGGCATTGAAGCGACAGCAGCAAGCCGGTCTCCGTTTGATGGTAGTGGCATTACCGTCGCAATCCTCGATACGGGAATAGATCGTTGCCATCCCGCATTTGAAGGTATTGATATTTGCGAAAAGGACTTCACGGGCGAGGGCGCGGGCGATGCAAATGGACATGGCACTCATTGCGCGGGCACCATTTGTGGACGAGATGTCAACGGAACGCGGATAGGCATAGCACGTGGCATAAAAAAGCTTTTGGTTGGAAAGGTTTTGGGGCAATCGGGATCGGGATCAACCGAAGCAATCTTCGACGCATTGCAGTAGGCGGTGACGAACAAAGCCAACATTATTTCGATGTCTCTGGGACTGGATTTCCCCGGAGTTCAGGCCGCTCTTGTCGAAGCTAAATATCCTACCAAGGTCGCCACTTCTCTCGCTCTTGAGGGTTATCGCAACAACGTCCGCTTGTTCGACAAAGTCGCTGAATTGGTGAATTCTGGCGAGTTCTTAAACAGAAGAGCGCTAATAGTGGCCGCCACAGGCAATGACAGCCGCCGCGATGTATCGAGCAATTATATTATTGCAAAAGGCCCGCCGGCTGCCGCCGATGGGATACTTGCAGTCGGCGCTGTGCAGAAAACCGGCAATAAGGACCGGCCTTACAAAGTAGCATCCTTTTCGAATTCAAAAGCCGGAATCGCTGCTCCGGGTGTTGGAATTTGGTCAGCGGCAATTGAAGGAGGCCTGAAAGCGCTATCCGGGACAAGCATGGCAACGCCTCACGTTGCGGGGATAGCTGCCTTGTGGGCCCAAAAATCGTTACAGGATAACGACGGCGACCTGGCCATCGGAGATGTTCTCGATAACCTCCGATTTTATGCACAAAGGAGCGAGGAGTTCGCGAACGACGACGTTGGAAGAGGCCTCGTGCAGGCGCCAACGTAGGCTTCGATTATCCTCCTAATCGATCAGCT
This genomic stretch from Bradyrhizobium sp. CCGB12 harbors:
- a CDS encoding efflux RND transporter permease subunit, which produces MAFTELFIKRPVLSIVVSLLILLIGFRAATVLPIRQYPKLSNTVVNVTTSYPGASADMIQGFITTPLEQAVASAEGVDYITSSSVLGTSSIQVYIKLNFDPNEALTEVLSKVNSVRYLIPKESNDPVVTKSSGQTTAVMYIGFSSEELTASAISDYLSRVVQPVLSTVDGVAAADILGGQSFAMRLWLDPARMAGHGVSPADVSAAIAANNFQAAAGQAKGYFIVSDVTANTDLRSVDDFKNMVVKAKDDGFVRIGDIATAELAAQSADVSVAMNGEHAIFIGVQASPQGNPLNIVRGVRALFPEIERNLPPSVKMKVAYDSTKFIQSSIDEVEKTLIESIAIVVFVIFLFLASLRSVIIPIVTIPLSLVGVCSMMLALGFSFNLLTLLAMVLAIGLVVDDAIVVVENIHRHLEAGATPTAAAREGAREIVGPVVSMTITLAAVYAPIGFLGGLTGALFREFAFTLAGSVIVSGVIALTLSPMMCSVFLKSAEEGQFARIVNRVFGAMTGWYGRKLDRSLDYRPITGLFALTMLGLVAFLYMHTSKELAPEEDQGIVFVLTKAPKYANIDYLDYYGAKLDKAFQKFPETDLRFVVNGTSGAQGGMAGMLLKPWDERKRSSIALKSLVQAELSKNEGINAFAFSLPPLPGGSGGLPVQMVINSTLGFQSIYEQMSKLKDAARKSGLFMVSDSDLEFNQPVVRIRVNRSKANGLGVTMQNIGSAVATLLGGNFVNRFNLEGRSYQVIPQVPRENRLTPESLGNFYVKASTGAMMPLSTVVSIETATDPNALTRYNQLNSATFQAVPMPGVTIGQAVDFLDEKAKELPTGYNHDFLADARQYVREGNQLAFTFVFALIIIFLVLAAQFESLRDPLIIMVSVPMAIVGALIPLFFGAATMNIYTQIGLLTLVGLISKHGILMVEFANELQLKKRLDRRSAIEMAARVRLRPILMTTAAMVAGLLPLLTATGAGAASRFSIGLVVVAGIAIGTLFTLFVLPALYVAIASDHRPDASARRPEKAAELDLIDS
- a CDS encoding PDR/VanB family oxidoreductase, producing the protein MMAKPIEWTSARLCATRELTPDVRLFDVAPDRLLMTATPGSHIDVLVPIDGRLQVRSYSLVSHSADGLYRIAVKRLASSRGGSVGMWRLKAGERLTVSQPRNSFELSYGRPEYLLLAGGIGITPVYPMALALKQADANFRLLYAVRSRRDLVLADDLARYIGERLRIFISEEGQRIDIADEIAQLDARGELYMCGPFGMLQTVKRLWREAARPEAHLRYEMFGHASNIADTSFKIRIPRLSLEIDVPANRSMLEALEDAGVDMIFGCRRGECGLCVLPILEASAEVNHRDVFFSSEERATNSKLCTCVSRAASGSLTLDTPDRTRILRNGSDASAV
- a CDS encoding aromatic ring-hydroxylating dioxygenase subunit alpha, with translation MNAAKPFPLNAWYAAAWSHEIARELSARTICGQKIVLYRRIDGLITALEDACWHRLLPLSLGHLKGDDVMCGYHGLVFSSAGRCSYMPAQKSINPSACVRAYPVAERHRLVWLWPGDPALADPAKIPDFHWNDGKQWVGAGGTFYQLKCDYRLVIDNLMDLTHETYVHAGSIGDEAITAAPFDVTHTDDTATMTRWMIDIEAPPFWARQLARPGRVDRWQVVTFQAPSVVVGDVGVALTNTGAPQGDRSQGVSGAFLAAITPETEATCHYFWNFVRDYRKDDAQLTKELQLAHVNGGAGVYDQDHRVLEAQQAAIDKNPRKPFYDLNIDAGALWARRLIDRMMTNEQANVIANVASE
- a CDS encoding LysR family transcriptional regulator, whose amino-acid sequence is MAKNWDPLAIDFGAIRTLRLVSELGSFSKAANALGTNQSTISYTIDRLRAAFNDKLFVRQRGGIAPTPRCAEIVECASRMLEAYECLVQPTNFDPASASGRVTIACNYYERSIILPRAIAEVRRLAPRLVLEIKTARAKGTACLKSGEADLLVGPYDVHEESFYHRYLLDDHYVCVMHRGHRLAGRGLRVNDYVNASHAVVTYGGTWRSGYLRELDERGLSLTQVVAIPSISDLTHILPATDLISTVPSRIASNIAESVVARSCPFPEPFQIGMTWTNRTHHSAAHRWLRQLIGRIAHSLPYKTAPAAPSGRSSANARVLKRRPAGRGRISPR
- a CDS encoding peptidoglycan-binding protein: MSMCGRTISSIQNAIHTTLIAAAVASLCTGSAFAQSPTASQIRKQQEALIWTTYYEGLVDGKVGEGTLAAIKNFQASIGHPVTGQLTSLEEDQLLREGRARRTQAGFKQFTDNAAGVSVGIPLGLVQGPTETKWGNHWYSKKNGLVVETLRFGTEVSLKELFDRLLRINDRKVAYQRFVENAWFVIAAFEGKAAVYVRADVVTPTNQPSEIRGFSVWMSKDRPPEYQAIPPAMLSSFRSNTDRKNDASSSETVGRAPPTVVNPPPVVIQTSKSAVSVLDCYKGLGDCPAAMTPAPVAAFK